A stretch of the Larimichthys crocea isolate SSNF unplaced genomic scaffold, L_crocea_2.0 scaffold271, whole genome shotgun sequence genome encodes the following:
- the bag3 gene encoding BAG family molecular chaperone regulator 3 isoform X3, whose protein sequence is MFQYSTGSNMNGMKTQSPTLTMANNDNDPLPLGWEVKIDPQTGWPFFVDHNNRTTTWNDPRHDTKKVREVSANGPNIPPEPSPQETQKTFVREMKHPILRPGYVPIPVFHEGAELRQQQHPCYSYIQPSTAQNIRTDRRTPSPTPGLHCRPRSPLHGPSDSCSTEPGKASSPVSQTSEVYTVPHHQPPRPSSTSLQAGYIPIPVIHEGGGGQAQTQTQLNPSVYSQRVPYSEHQQPFHRIQTDEWPGYSAAIQPPRERASPILLPQHRDSIHLPPHIRSQSPIITQVLGERPQHQQQQHILTRDPPQKIEQEQQITQQKPENTQLPQPQHTEADVQKPHLPPPFQQPPPQQPQQFQQPQQFQQPQQFQQPQQFQQAHQFQQPPTPTSPQPQHPEQLMQTQQQFQQPQKPEPPQQHTADITVQIPPKPEAQDLTAVPPEVPPVKVEPEQAAQCPMHPGLAKVQQIVDRVAKLEQEVKCFDGKKNDKRYLLLEELLTKELLALDSVDPEGRVDVRQARRDGVRRVQTILEELEQLEEHPARPASATAMEGDNLTQKGEPSMFTKENVELSKEIS, encoded by the exons ATGTTTCAGTACTCGACAGGCAGCAACATGAACGGCATGAAGACACAGTCGCCGACACTGACAATGGCCAATAATGACAACGACCCTCTCCCCCTCGGATGGGAAGTCAAAATTGACCCTCAGACTGGATGGCCCTTCTTCGTGGATCACAATAACCGCACGACAACCTGGAATGACCCGAGACACGACACGAAAAAG GTCAGAGAAGTCTCAGCAAATGGACCCAACATACCACCAGAACCGAGCCCTCAGGAGACGCAGAAGACCTTTGTAAGGGAGATGAAGCACCCAATTCTTCGGCCGGGTTATGTTCCTATCCCAGTCTTCCACGAGGGAGCAGAACTGAGACAGCAACAGCATCCATGTTATTCCTACATCCAGCCAAGCACTGCACAGAATATccggacagacagacggacaccATCCCCCACGCCAGGGCTGCACTGCAGGCCGAGATCACCTTTACACGGACCTTCAGACAGCTGCTCCACTGAGCCTGGAAAGGCCAGCTCGCCTGTTTCACAAACATCAGAG gtTTACACTGTCCCACACCACCAACCTCCACGGCCCAGCAGCACTAGTCTTCAAGCGGGTTACATCCCCATCCCAGTGATCCATGAGGGCGGAGGAGgccaagcacaaacacagactcagtTAAATCCCTCAGTTTACTCTCAGCGCGTCCCCTACTCAGAGCACCAGCAGCCCTTCCATCGCATTCAGACAGACGAATGGCCTGGCTACTCTGCAGCAATTCAGCCTCCCCGGGAAAGAGCTTCTCCGATACTGCTTCCCCAGCATCGCGATTCTATTCACCTCCCACCTCATATTAGGAGCCAGTCGCCTATTATAACGCAGGTGCTGGGAGAAAGGCCACAG catcagcagcagcagcacatcctCACAAGAGACCCACCCCAGAAAATTGAGCAGGAACAACAAATCACTCAGCAGAAACCCGAGAACACACAACTGCCACAGCCACAGCACACAGAAGCCGATGTCCAAAAGCCTCATCTGCCTCCACCGTTCCAACAGCCTCCACCTCAGCAACCTCAACAGTTCCAGCAACCTCAGCAATTTCAGCAACCTCAGCAGTTCCAGCAACCTCAGCAGTTCCAGCAGGCCCATCAGTTCCAGCAGCCACCGACTCCGACATCTCCACAGCCTCAGCACCCTGAACAGTTAATGCAGACGCAGCAACAGTTCCAGCAGCCCCAGaagccagagccaccacaacAACATACTGCAGATATCACAGTGCAAATACCTCCAAAACCAGAGGCCCAGGACTTGACAGCTGTTCCCCCAGAGGTCCCGCCCGTAAAGGTAGAGCCTGAACAGGCTGCTCAGTGCCCGATGCACCCAGGCTTGGCTAAGGTACAGCAGATAGTTGACCGGGTCGCTAAACTGGAGCAGGAGGTAAAATGTTTTGATGGAAAGAAGAACGACAAGAGATACTTGTtactggaggagctgctgaccAAAGAGCTATTAGCACTGGACTCAGTTGACCCAGAGGGTCGTGTAGATGTACGGCAGGCGAGACGGGATGGAGTCCGTCGTGTTCAGACCATACTGGAAGAACTGGAGCAACTGGAGGAGCACCCAGCCAGGCCTGCCAGCGCCACCGCCATGGAGGGTGACAACCTGACACAGAAGGGAGAGCCCAGCATGTTCACCAAGGAGAATGTTGAGCTGTCAAAAGAGATATCATAA
- the bag3 gene encoding BAG family molecular chaperone regulator 3 isoform X2, with translation MFQYSTGSNMNGMKTQSPTLTMANNDNDPLPLGWEVKIDPQTGWPFFVDHNNRTTTWNDPRHDTKKVREVSANGPNIPPEPSPQETQKTFVREMKHPILRPGYVPIPVFHEGAELRQQQHPCYSYIQPSTAQNIRTDRRTPSPTPGLHCRPRSPLHGPSDSCSTEPGKASSPVSQTSEVYTVPHHQPPRPSSTSLQAGYIPIPVIHEGGGGQAQTQTQLNPSVYSQRVPYSEHQQPFHRIQTDEWPGYSAAIQPPRERASPILLPQHRDSIHLPPHIRSQSPIITQVLGERPQQHQQQQHILTRDPPQKIEQEQQITQQKPENTQLPQPQHTEADVQKPHLPPPFQQPPPQQPQQFQQPQQFQQPQQFQQPQQFQQAHQFQQPPTPTSPQPQHPEQLMQTQQQFQQPQKPEPPQQHTADITVQIPPKPEAQDLTAVPPEVPPVKVEPEQAAQCPMHPGLAKVQQIVDRVAKLEQEVKCFDGKKNDKRYLLLEELLTKELLALDSVDPEGRVDVRQARRDGVRRVQTILEELEQLEEHPARPASATAMEGDNLTQKGEPSMFTKENVELSKEIS, from the exons ATGTTTCAGTACTCGACAGGCAGCAACATGAACGGCATGAAGACACAGTCGCCGACACTGACAATGGCCAATAATGACAACGACCCTCTCCCCCTCGGATGGGAAGTCAAAATTGACCCTCAGACTGGATGGCCCTTCTTCGTGGATCACAATAACCGCACGACAACCTGGAATGACCCGAGACACGACACGAAAAAG GTCAGAGAAGTCTCAGCAAATGGACCCAACATACCACCAGAACCGAGCCCTCAGGAGACGCAGAAGACCTTTGTAAGGGAGATGAAGCACCCAATTCTTCGGCCGGGTTATGTTCCTATCCCAGTCTTCCACGAGGGAGCAGAACTGAGACAGCAACAGCATCCATGTTATTCCTACATCCAGCCAAGCACTGCACAGAATATccggacagacagacggacaccATCCCCCACGCCAGGGCTGCACTGCAGGCCGAGATCACCTTTACACGGACCTTCAGACAGCTGCTCCACTGAGCCTGGAAAGGCCAGCTCGCCTGTTTCACAAACATCAGAG gtTTACACTGTCCCACACCACCAACCTCCACGGCCCAGCAGCACTAGTCTTCAAGCGGGTTACATCCCCATCCCAGTGATCCATGAGGGCGGAGGAGgccaagcacaaacacagactcagtTAAATCCCTCAGTTTACTCTCAGCGCGTCCCCTACTCAGAGCACCAGCAGCCCTTCCATCGCATTCAGACAGACGAATGGCCTGGCTACTCTGCAGCAATTCAGCCTCCCCGGGAAAGAGCTTCTCCGATACTGCTTCCCCAGCATCGCGATTCTATTCACCTCCCACCTCATATTAGGAGCCAGTCGCCTATTATAACGCAGGTGCTGGGAGAAAGGCCACAG cagcatcagcagcagcagcacatcctCACAAGAGACCCACCCCAGAAAATTGAGCAGGAACAACAAATCACTCAGCAGAAACCCGAGAACACACAACTGCCACAGCCACAGCACACAGAAGCCGATGTCCAAAAGCCTCATCTGCCTCCACCGTTCCAACAGCCTCCACCTCAGCAACCTCAACAGTTCCAGCAACCTCAGCAATTTCAGCAACCTCAGCAGTTCCAGCAACCTCAGCAGTTCCAGCAGGCCCATCAGTTCCAGCAGCCACCGACTCCGACATCTCCACAGCCTCAGCACCCTGAACAGTTAATGCAGACGCAGCAACAGTTCCAGCAGCCCCAGaagccagagccaccacaacAACATACTGCAGATATCACAGTGCAAATACCTCCAAAACCAGAGGCCCAGGACTTGACAGCTGTTCCCCCAGAGGTCCCGCCCGTAAAGGTAGAGCCTGAACAGGCTGCTCAGTGCCCGATGCACCCAGGCTTGGCTAAGGTACAGCAGATAGTTGACCGGGTCGCTAAACTGGAGCAGGAGGTAAAATGTTTTGATGGAAAGAAGAACGACAAGAGATACTTGTtactggaggagctgctgaccAAAGAGCTATTAGCACTGGACTCAGTTGACCCAGAGGGTCGTGTAGATGTACGGCAGGCGAGACGGGATGGAGTCCGTCGTGTTCAGACCATACTGGAAGAACTGGAGCAACTGGAGGAGCACCCAGCCAGGCCTGCCAGCGCCACCGCCATGGAGGGTGACAACCTGACACAGAAGGGAGAGCCCAGCATGTTCACCAAGGAGAATGTTGAGCTGTCAAAAGAGATATCATAA
- the bag3 gene encoding BAG family molecular chaperone regulator 3 isoform X1, whose amino-acid sequence MFQYSTGSNMNGMKTQSPTLTMANNDNDPLPLGWEVKIDPQTGWPFFVDHNNRTTTWNDPRHDTKKVREVSANGPNIPPEPSPQETQKTFVREMKHPILRPGYVPIPVFHEGAELRQQQHPCYSYIQPSTAQNIRTDRRTPSPTPGLHCRPRSPLHGPSDSCSTEPGKASSPVSQTSEVYTVPHHQPPRPSSTSLQAGYIPIPVIHEGGGGQAQTQTQLNPSVYSQRVPYSEHQQPFHRIQTDEWPGYSAAIQPPRERASPILLPQHRDSIHLPPHIRSQSPIITQVLGERPQKQHQQQQHILTRDPPQKIEQEQQITQQKPENTQLPQPQHTEADVQKPHLPPPFQQPPPQQPQQFQQPQQFQQPQQFQQPQQFQQAHQFQQPPTPTSPQPQHPEQLMQTQQQFQQPQKPEPPQQHTADITVQIPPKPEAQDLTAVPPEVPPVKVEPEQAAQCPMHPGLAKVQQIVDRVAKLEQEVKCFDGKKNDKRYLLLEELLTKELLALDSVDPEGRVDVRQARRDGVRRVQTILEELEQLEEHPARPASATAMEGDNLTQKGEPSMFTKENVELSKEIS is encoded by the exons ATGTTTCAGTACTCGACAGGCAGCAACATGAACGGCATGAAGACACAGTCGCCGACACTGACAATGGCCAATAATGACAACGACCCTCTCCCCCTCGGATGGGAAGTCAAAATTGACCCTCAGACTGGATGGCCCTTCTTCGTGGATCACAATAACCGCACGACAACCTGGAATGACCCGAGACACGACACGAAAAAG GTCAGAGAAGTCTCAGCAAATGGACCCAACATACCACCAGAACCGAGCCCTCAGGAGACGCAGAAGACCTTTGTAAGGGAGATGAAGCACCCAATTCTTCGGCCGGGTTATGTTCCTATCCCAGTCTTCCACGAGGGAGCAGAACTGAGACAGCAACAGCATCCATGTTATTCCTACATCCAGCCAAGCACTGCACAGAATATccggacagacagacggacaccATCCCCCACGCCAGGGCTGCACTGCAGGCCGAGATCACCTTTACACGGACCTTCAGACAGCTGCTCCACTGAGCCTGGAAAGGCCAGCTCGCCTGTTTCACAAACATCAGAG gtTTACACTGTCCCACACCACCAACCTCCACGGCCCAGCAGCACTAGTCTTCAAGCGGGTTACATCCCCATCCCAGTGATCCATGAGGGCGGAGGAGgccaagcacaaacacagactcagtTAAATCCCTCAGTTTACTCTCAGCGCGTCCCCTACTCAGAGCACCAGCAGCCCTTCCATCGCATTCAGACAGACGAATGGCCTGGCTACTCTGCAGCAATTCAGCCTCCCCGGGAAAGAGCTTCTCCGATACTGCTTCCCCAGCATCGCGATTCTATTCACCTCCCACCTCATATTAGGAGCCAGTCGCCTATTATAACGCAGGTGCTGGGAGAAAGGCCACAG aagcagcatcagcagcagcagcacatcctCACAAGAGACCCACCCCAGAAAATTGAGCAGGAACAACAAATCACTCAGCAGAAACCCGAGAACACACAACTGCCACAGCCACAGCACACAGAAGCCGATGTCCAAAAGCCTCATCTGCCTCCACCGTTCCAACAGCCTCCACCTCAGCAACCTCAACAGTTCCAGCAACCTCAGCAATTTCAGCAACCTCAGCAGTTCCAGCAACCTCAGCAGTTCCAGCAGGCCCATCAGTTCCAGCAGCCACCGACTCCGACATCTCCACAGCCTCAGCACCCTGAACAGTTAATGCAGACGCAGCAACAGTTCCAGCAGCCCCAGaagccagagccaccacaacAACATACTGCAGATATCACAGTGCAAATACCTCCAAAACCAGAGGCCCAGGACTTGACAGCTGTTCCCCCAGAGGTCCCGCCCGTAAAGGTAGAGCCTGAACAGGCTGCTCAGTGCCCGATGCACCCAGGCTTGGCTAAGGTACAGCAGATAGTTGACCGGGTCGCTAAACTGGAGCAGGAGGTAAAATGTTTTGATGGAAAGAAGAACGACAAGAGATACTTGTtactggaggagctgctgaccAAAGAGCTATTAGCACTGGACTCAGTTGACCCAGAGGGTCGTGTAGATGTACGGCAGGCGAGACGGGATGGAGTCCGTCGTGTTCAGACCATACTGGAAGAACTGGAGCAACTGGAGGAGCACCCAGCCAGGCCTGCCAGCGCCACCGCCATGGAGGGTGACAACCTGACACAGAAGGGAGAGCCCAGCATGTTCACCAAGGAGAATGTTGAGCTGTCAAAAGAGATATCATAA
- the bag3 gene encoding BAG family molecular chaperone regulator 3 isoform X4, producing the protein MFQYSTGSNMNGMKTQSPTLTMANNDNDPLPLGWEVKIDPQTGWPFFVDHNNRTTTWNDPRHDTKKVREVSANGPNIPPEPSPQETQKTFVREMKHPILRPGYVPIPVFHEGAELRQQQHPCYSYIQPSTAQNIRTDRRTPSPTPGLHCRPRSPLHGPSDSCSTEPGKASSPVSQTSEVYTVPHHQPPRPSSTSLQAGYIPIPVIHEGGGGQAQTQTQLNPSVYSQRVPYSEHQQPFHRIQTDEWPGYSAAIQPPRERASPILLPQHRDSIHLPPHIRSQSPIITQVLGERPQQQQHILTRDPPQKIEQEQQITQQKPENTQLPQPQHTEADVQKPHLPPPFQQPPPQQPQQFQQPQQFQQPQQFQQPQQFQQAHQFQQPPTPTSPQPQHPEQLMQTQQQFQQPQKPEPPQQHTADITVQIPPKPEAQDLTAVPPEVPPVKVEPEQAAQCPMHPGLAKVQQIVDRVAKLEQEVKCFDGKKNDKRYLLLEELLTKELLALDSVDPEGRVDVRQARRDGVRRVQTILEELEQLEEHPARPASATAMEGDNLTQKGEPSMFTKENVELSKEIS; encoded by the exons ATGTTTCAGTACTCGACAGGCAGCAACATGAACGGCATGAAGACACAGTCGCCGACACTGACAATGGCCAATAATGACAACGACCCTCTCCCCCTCGGATGGGAAGTCAAAATTGACCCTCAGACTGGATGGCCCTTCTTCGTGGATCACAATAACCGCACGACAACCTGGAATGACCCGAGACACGACACGAAAAAG GTCAGAGAAGTCTCAGCAAATGGACCCAACATACCACCAGAACCGAGCCCTCAGGAGACGCAGAAGACCTTTGTAAGGGAGATGAAGCACCCAATTCTTCGGCCGGGTTATGTTCCTATCCCAGTCTTCCACGAGGGAGCAGAACTGAGACAGCAACAGCATCCATGTTATTCCTACATCCAGCCAAGCACTGCACAGAATATccggacagacagacggacaccATCCCCCACGCCAGGGCTGCACTGCAGGCCGAGATCACCTTTACACGGACCTTCAGACAGCTGCTCCACTGAGCCTGGAAAGGCCAGCTCGCCTGTTTCACAAACATCAGAG gtTTACACTGTCCCACACCACCAACCTCCACGGCCCAGCAGCACTAGTCTTCAAGCGGGTTACATCCCCATCCCAGTGATCCATGAGGGCGGAGGAGgccaagcacaaacacagactcagtTAAATCCCTCAGTTTACTCTCAGCGCGTCCCCTACTCAGAGCACCAGCAGCCCTTCCATCGCATTCAGACAGACGAATGGCCTGGCTACTCTGCAGCAATTCAGCCTCCCCGGGAAAGAGCTTCTCCGATACTGCTTCCCCAGCATCGCGATTCTATTCACCTCCCACCTCATATTAGGAGCCAGTCGCCTATTATAACGCAGGTGCTGGGAGAAAGGCCACAG cagcagcagcacatcctCACAAGAGACCCACCCCAGAAAATTGAGCAGGAACAACAAATCACTCAGCAGAAACCCGAGAACACACAACTGCCACAGCCACAGCACACAGAAGCCGATGTCCAAAAGCCTCATCTGCCTCCACCGTTCCAACAGCCTCCACCTCAGCAACCTCAACAGTTCCAGCAACCTCAGCAATTTCAGCAACCTCAGCAGTTCCAGCAACCTCAGCAGTTCCAGCAGGCCCATCAGTTCCAGCAGCCACCGACTCCGACATCTCCACAGCCTCAGCACCCTGAACAGTTAATGCAGACGCAGCAACAGTTCCAGCAGCCCCAGaagccagagccaccacaacAACATACTGCAGATATCACAGTGCAAATACCTCCAAAACCAGAGGCCCAGGACTTGACAGCTGTTCCCCCAGAGGTCCCGCCCGTAAAGGTAGAGCCTGAACAGGCTGCTCAGTGCCCGATGCACCCAGGCTTGGCTAAGGTACAGCAGATAGTTGACCGGGTCGCTAAACTGGAGCAGGAGGTAAAATGTTTTGATGGAAAGAAGAACGACAAGAGATACTTGTtactggaggagctgctgaccAAAGAGCTATTAGCACTGGACTCAGTTGACCCAGAGGGTCGTGTAGATGTACGGCAGGCGAGACGGGATGGAGTCCGTCGTGTTCAGACCATACTGGAAGAACTGGAGCAACTGGAGGAGCACCCAGCCAGGCCTGCCAGCGCCACCGCCATGGAGGGTGACAACCTGACACAGAAGGGAGAGCCCAGCATGTTCACCAAGGAGAATGTTGAGCTGTCAAAAGAGATATCATAA